The nucleotide window ATATTATTTACATTGCTATTTTCACTGTGGAGTATAAACAAATATGCTCCAGCAGACACTCCAGGGAAACCTATAACCACAAAAGTAAAAAGGCAAAAGCTAAAAAGATTTTCATTTTTGACCCTATTCATATGGTTTGGGATATGCATAACATGGTATACTGGACTTACTAAGTACTATATTTTTGCATATTCTTCGTCTTTAGGTGTTTTATGGCAAAGTTTTTCACTTACCAGTTGGGGCTATGGACTCCTTCACCATATGGATAGAACTGTACAAAGGATTAATAAAAAGGAGGAGATAATATGATGAGAAGATTAGTTCAATTGACTATTGCAGTTTTGACCTTTGTAGCATTCACTAATGCAGCGGCGGCTTGTGGTACCAGTGCTTATCAGCCAGAACTTCCTGAGCAACTTAGAAATAAGTAAATAATGTGGATATAGGTTTTCTGAAGGAGTGTAAATATATGAGATTTGTAGAGTTATTAATTGCCCATTGGATGGAAGGAGTTCTATTTATTGCGGCAGGTTTAGGAATTATAAACATACGACTGAGATTTAAGAATCTAGCCTTGCTTGGAATTATGTTTGCTTTAACTATACTTGGAGTTAGGGAGCTATATGAGATTTATAATATTCCCTATGGAACTCATTCATTTGTTTTGTTAATGATATATGCGATTATATTAAAAACTGTTGGTAAACAAAGATGGGATGCGTCAATTATAGCTGTATTAATATCCTTCCTATTGCTAATTTTAGGAGAAGGGGTATTTATGTTTAATATTTTTAAATTTCTTAATATAAGTATTGAAGATATGCTTTACAGACCTGGTTTTAGATTTTTTGGAACTGCATTATCGTGTATTCCCGTTATTATAGTATTTATAGCTACACACATATTCAAATTTTCTATTATAGACTTAAATAGGTTAAGTGAGAATGAGGATAACTGAGCATGAGAAAAATAATAATTAATAGAAGAATGTATATACTAGTAATAATCTTGATATTACTGCAAAGTATTGCCACAGCACTCATAACTAATCAAGCCATTATGGCATCCATGAGTAGCAGTGAAAAAATATTATATAATTATCCCAATACCCTAGGCTTGATAATAAATGGACTAGGGATAAGTGTCGTTGTATGGGTCTTTTATATAGTGAAGCTAGTTGAAAGGCAGCAAGAGGTAAATGTAAAGCTGAATCATTCCAGTGAAGTGATTGAAGCTTTAAGGGGACAAAAGCATGACTTTCATAATCATTTAAATGTGATTTCTGGACTTATACAGCTTAAAAAGGGTAAAAAAGCCATGGAATATATACAAAAGGTTTCTGGACAAACAACAAAGACCTTTTCTATTTCTAATATTGGAAACCCCGAAGTAGCCTCTATATTATATAGAAAATGTGCCATAGCTGAGACTAAGGGAATGACAGTTGAACTTGATATCGGTTGTGATTTACAGAATATAGCCATAGATTCCGTGGATATTTGTACCGTATTGTTTAACTTGATTGATAATGCCATCTATGAGCTGGAAAATTGTTTCGATGAAGAAAAGATTTTAACCATAGATATTTCTGAACAAGACAAAGAGTATGTTTTTTCAATTGGGAATTCCTATCCTATAATATCAAAGGAACTTCATGAAAAAATATTCAAACAAGGTTATACCACAAAACAAGGAAGCAGTCACGGATATGGACTTAGTATCGTCAAGAAAATTGTTAGTAAGAATAAGGGTAAGATCACTGTTGAAAGCTACGAAGGAGTGGGAACTATATTTACCATCTTCCTTCCTAAAAGGTAGCCTCATATATTAATTAAACTGGGAATAGAGGATTTATATGAATCATAAAATTGAGGCCTCAACAAGTGAGACCCCTTAGTCTTATTATATATTAATTTATAGGTTTAACATACCCCACACCATTGAAGCATCAATTCTTTCTTGGCCATTTCAAACCCTTACATTGTTCTTAAAATGGATTAAAAATAACCCCGGAATTTATAAATAATATTGCGGATATTAAAAAAGAAATAATCATTATTATAAATAGCCATAGAGCAATTTTTTTTATGTTCTTATTCATTCTGACTTCCTCCTACTTCCTAATGAGTCTCAAATTGAATTTTAGGTATTTTATGGTACCGATAAATAACCACCTTGCCAAATAACAGTTGCCTATCGTAAAAAGCAAGCCAAATGCAGTTAATCCTATGCCTAGAAACATGGTTGCTGGGGCATTTGATGCTAAAGCTATGGGTATAGATATATAGCGGTATAGTATTGGATTCAAGACCATTCCTGCGGATATAGAGATACCTGCGATGGTTACTCCTATAGATGCTCCAAAAAGACCTATTAATACTCCAACTACCC belongs to Maledivibacter sp. and includes:
- a CDS encoding cyclic lactone autoinducer peptide, encoding MMRRLVQLTIAVLTFVAFTNAAAACGTSAYQPELPEQLRNK
- a CDS encoding GHKL domain-containing protein; its protein translation is MRKIIINRRMYILVIILILLQSIATALITNQAIMASMSSSEKILYNYPNTLGLIINGLGISVVVWVFYIVKLVERQQEVNVKLNHSSEVIEALRGQKHDFHNHLNVISGLIQLKKGKKAMEYIQKVSGQTTKTFSISNIGNPEVASILYRKCAIAETKGMTVELDIGCDLQNIAIDSVDICTVLFNLIDNAIYELENCFDEEKILTIDISEQDKEYVFSIGNSYPIISKELHEKIFKQGYTTKQGSSHGYGLSIVKKIVSKNKGKITVESYEGVGTIFTIFLPKR